The window AAACTGACCAGCGAGTCAATTCCCCTGGAGGAGTTGGACAGTGACATTGAGGACAGAGGGGGATATGTTGCGATCGCTGTTGAATACTATTGGCCCAACGTTGAAAAGCGGTTAACGGCGTAGTAGAACCATGAGGATGAGAATGAATTAAAGGTTCGGTGGGGGTTGGAGGCAAATTAACCCGACTTGGATGATCCTGCCAAAGTTGAGAAAATTCATCTGAGCTTGAACCCGGAGAACGGTGTTGCTCCCCATGAGATTGATATCGCCATTGCGCCGTAGAAAACCGGATATCCTCAACGGGAAATAATAGTTTTTGATTTAATCGATACAGCAGTTGTATTCGTTTTAAAGTCAACTCTTGTGACCAAGTGGAGCTAGAGGTGGCAACATTCAACACCCCTCGATGCCAACTCACCGCACGGCTATGAAGACGAGCAACAGTTCCGACAATTTCCGGCCAATATTGACAAAGTTCTTGAAATTGTTGTTGTTCTGGGGTGAGAATTTGAGATTGAAGCAGACTTAAGACTTGATGGAGGGATTGCATCTTTAAAAAAATGAGCGAAATCGATCAAAAATAGATAAACTGACAAAAAAAATGGGATACAAGCCTTGCCA of the Planktothrix sp. FACHB-1365 genome contains:
- a CDS encoding DciA family protein: MQSLHQVLSLLQSQILTPEQQQFQELCQYWPEIVGTVARLHSRAVSWHRGVLNVATSSSTWSQELTLKRIQLLYRLNQKLLFPVEDIRFSTAQWRYQSHGEQHRSPGSSSDEFSQLWQDHPSRVNLPPTPTEPLIHSHPHGSTTPLTAFQRWANSIQQRSQHIPLCPQCHCPTPPGELTRWSVCCLCAMQTLEGPGTEA